The window CGGCGGTCCGCTCGACGAACCAGAACGCCACCAGCAGCGCCGCGCCCACCCCCAGCGAGCCGAGCGCGAGCGGGTCGCCCCAGCCGTGCTCACCGGCCGCCGTCAGTCCGTGGACCAGGGCGAGCAGACCGCCGGTGACGGTGACCGCCCCCGGGACGTCCATCCGGACCTTCCCGGCCGGCCGGCTCTCCGCGATCAGCCGGGGCGCCACCAGCAGGACGGCCAGGGCCACCGGCACGTTGACGAAGAACGCCCAGCGCCAGCTCAGCAGGTCGGTGAGCAGCCCGCCGAGCACCGCGCCCGAGGTGAAGCCGGCCGACATCAGCGCGCCGTTGAGGCCCAGGGCCCGCTCGCGCAGCGGGCCCTCCGGGAAGGCGGTGGTGAGCAGCGCCAGCCCGGCCGGCGTGACGGCGGCGGTGGCCAGGCCCTGCGCCACCCGGGCGGCCAGCAGCAGCTCCGGGGTGGTGGCCAGCCCGCCGACCAGCGAGGAGACGCCGAGCACGGCGAGACCGATCAGGAACACCCGGCGCCGCCCGAAGAGGTCGGCGACCCGTCCGAACAGCAGGGTGAAGCCCGCCGCGCTCAGGGCGAAGGCGGTGGCGATCCACTGCAGGCTGCCGAGCCCGAAGCCGAGACCCTGGCCGATCACCGGCAGGGCGACGTTCAGGATCGAGAAGTCCACGGCCAGCATGAACTGGGCGGCCAGCAGGACGACCAGGACGAGTCGCTGCCGGCCGGTCATTCCGGCTGGTGTGCGGGGGAGGGCTGGTGCTTCGGACAGGGTGGCGGTCATCGCTCCGCTGCCTTTCGACTCGACGGGGTGTTCCGGGTACGGCAGCAGCCTGCTGGGCCGCGCCGGGGGTACCCAGACCCCCGCGGAGGGTGGCACCGGCAGGGACAGGCTCGGCGCCGCCCGGCGGTGTTCACTGGAGGCATGACCGCACCCGAGACACCGTCAGCGCAGCAGCCCCGGTCGGCGGAGAGGCCGTCGCCGGCCCCCTCCTCGGCGGCGTCGGCCTCCTCGGCGTCTTCGGCCTCCATGGCGTCGTCGGCGGGGGCGGAGAAGCCCAGCGAGCTGGGCGAGTTCCTGCGCACCCGCCGCGCCCGGCTGCGGCCCGAGGACGTCGGGCTGACCACGTACGGCAGCCGGCGCCGGGTGCCCGGGCTGCGGCGCGAGGAGCTGTCCCAGCTGGCGGGCGTCAGCATCACCTACTACACGCGGCTGGAGCAGGGGCAGAGCCGCAACGTCTCCGACGAGGTGCTGGACGCCATCGCCCGGGCGCTGCGCCTCGACGGCGACGAGCACGCCCACCTGCGCAACCTGGCCCGCCCGGGCCGGCCGGCGAAGGGCCGCCAGGCCGAGCGCTTCGAGCGGGTCCGGCCGGCGGTGGGCCGGCTGATCGCGGCGATGGCCGACGTCCCGGCGGTGGTGGTCGGCCTGCGCAACGAGGTGCTGGCCTGGAACCCGCTCGGCCACGCACTGCTGGCCGGGCACCTGGACGCGGCGGCGCCGGACTCGCCGTCGGCGCGCCCCAACCTCTCCCGGCTGCTCTTCCTCGACGCGCGGACCCGGGAGCTCTACCCGTGCTGGGAGACCGAGGCCCGGGCCCAGGTCGCCTTCCTGCGGCTGGCCGCCGGGCGGCACCAGGAGGACCGGCAGCTGGCCGAGGTGATCGGCGAGCTGTCGATGAAGAGCGCGGAGTTCGCGGCGCTCTGGTCGCGCCACCCGGTGCACGACTGCCTGTTCGGCACCAAGGAGTTCCACCACCCGGTGGTCGGGGACTTGGCGCTGGACTTCGAGGCGCTGCCGCTGCCGGAGGCGTCCGGGCACCGGATGCTGCTCTTCATTGCGGTGCCCGGCTCGTCGTCGGAGGCCGGTCTGCGGCTGCTGGCGGCCAGTGCGGCGGCCTCGGGGTGGGCGACGGGGCGGACGTCGGCGGGCCGGGAGCCGGTCGAGGACTGAGCCGGTCGTCACCCGGGAACGACGAGGGGCCCCGCCTCCGCACCGCCGTGCGGGGGCAGGGCCCCTGTGGTGCTCCGTGGGCCGGTCAGCGCTGGGGACGCAGCCGGCGCACGGCGATCAGAACGCCCGCGCCGAGCGCGACGAAGGCGGCGGAGGCGGCGGCGAGGAAGCCGTTGGTGGAGCTGGAGCCGGTCTGGGCGAGCTCGGGGGTGCCGGCGGGCGCGGTGGTGGCGGGCGCGGTGCTGACGGGGGCGGTCGGCGTGGCCTTGGGGGCGGCCGGGGTCCTGTCCTCGACGGGCGCGACGGGAGCGGCCGACTTCGGGGCGGCGGGCTTGGCGGTGGGCTTGGCTGCGGTCGTGGGCTTCGCGGCCGGCTTCGCGGCGGTCGCCGGCTTGGCCGGGGCGGCGGTGCGGACGACCGTGTAGGTGTGGCTTCCGCCCTGCTCCATGGGGTAGCCGTCGGCCCTGCCGCCGATGAAGACCTCGAAGCTCTTCAGGTCGGCGGCGGCGTTCGCCGAGACGGAGACGCGGAAGGCGAAGTGGGCGGCCCGGCCGTCGGTGAGCTGCTTGACCTTGAGCGAGCTGGTGTCCGCGACGATCGCGGGGTCGCAGCCGTGGTGGAGGGAGAGCTTCTTCCAGCCGCCGGCGGTGGCGGCCTCGACGGTGAAGTCCTCCAGCCGGTTGGGACCCTGCGGGTTGTAGATCGCGAAGGAGGGGCCGACGTTCTCGTACGGGGCCCCGGTGAAGTTGGTGACTCCCACGCCGATCTCGGCCTTGGCGCCGCCGGCGGTGATGCTCTGGCCGTCGGGGGTCATGTGGAACCCGGCGGTGAGGTCGCCCTTGTGCGCGGACGCGGGGGTGACCGGCTTGGCCTCGGCGCCGGCCGTGTTTCCCGAGCCGCAGGCCCAGGAGGCCTCGGCGGTCATCAGCTGGACGGAGCCGGCGAGGACGACGGTGGCGGCGACGGCGGCGAGCCGGCGGTGGCCCGAGGTGGCGGTGACGTTCTTCGCGAAAGAGGGCATAACGGACTTGCGCATGACGTGTTTCCCCAGGGTCATGGTGCTGACGGTGTGTGAAGACGACCGGCCCCGCTGTCAGCGGTAGCGCCCCCCGGCCTCGCCGGTCTCGCTCTCCGTGCCTTCATCCGTATAGACGCGCATCCCGGCCGGTGGTTGCAGGTGGGTTCGGAGTTATTTTCGGAACCTTTCGCGCGGGCCGGTGACGGGCGTGGAGTACCGGCGATCACTGCGGTCGAAGTCCGGAGAGGCCCTCGCCCGGTGGGCGAGGGCCTCAACGTGCCGGCTCGGGCGGATGTGCGGTGCCGGCCGGGGTGGGGTCGCTTCGATGGCGGATCTCGGGGTCGTGGCGGCCGGGCCGGCCGCCGCCCGGGACGTGTGCTCCCGCGCCTACCGCTTGACGATCCGGTCGAGGACGGCGGCGAGGCGTTCCTTGACCGCCGCCCCGTGGGGGAGGGGCTCCGGTGCGGCATCGGTGTTCGGTGCCCGCACGCCGCGGTCCGCGAGGACGTAGAGCAGGCGCAGCGTGCGCAGGCAGTTGCTGA of the Kitasatospora sp. NBC_01246 genome contains:
- a CDS encoding LPXTG cell wall anchor domain-containing protein translates to MRKSVMPSFAKNVTATSGHRRLAAVAATVVLAGSVQLMTAEASWACGSGNTAGAEAKPVTPASAHKGDLTAGFHMTPDGQSITAGGAKAEIGVGVTNFTGAPYENVGPSFAIYNPQGPNRLEDFTVEAATAGGWKKLSLHHGCDPAIVADTSSLKVKQLTDGRAAHFAFRVSVSANAAADLKSFEVFIGGRADGYPMEQGGSHTYTVVRTAAPAKPATAAKPAAKPTTAAKPTAKPAAPKSAAPVAPVEDRTPAAPKATPTAPVSTAPATTAPAGTPELAQTGSSSTNGFLAAASAAFVALGAGVLIAVRRLRPQR
- a CDS encoding helix-turn-helix transcriptional regulator, producing the protein MASSAGAEKPSELGEFLRTRRARLRPEDVGLTTYGSRRRVPGLRREELSQLAGVSITYYTRLEQGQSRNVSDEVLDAIARALRLDGDEHAHLRNLARPGRPAKGRQAERFERVRPAVGRLIAAMADVPAVVVGLRNEVLAWNPLGHALLAGHLDAAAPDSPSARPNLSRLLFLDARTRELYPCWETEARAQVAFLRLAAGRHQEDRQLAEVIGELSMKSAEFAALWSRHPVHDCLFGTKEFHHPVVGDLALDFEALPLPEASGHRMLLFIAVPGSSSEAGLRLLAASAAASGWATGRTSAGREPVED
- a CDS encoding MFS transporter translates to MTATLSEAPALPRTPAGMTGRQRLVLVVLLAAQFMLAVDFSILNVALPVIGQGLGFGLGSLQWIATAFALSAAGFTLLFGRVADLFGRRRVFLIGLAVLGVSSLVGGLATTPELLLAARVAQGLATAAVTPAGLALLTTAFPEGPLRERALGLNGALMSAGFTSGAVLGGLLTDLLSWRWAFFVNVPVALAVLLVAPRLIAESRPAGKVRMDVPGAVTVTGGLLALVHGLTAAGEHGWGDPLALGSLGVGAALLVAFWFVERTAASPLVPVRVLRRRTVVWGNAAGLLAFATETSLVFLLTLYLQRVLGFSALATGLAFGVLGAGTVLGGVVAPRLIGRLGSRGALLAGFLVQAAATAALLLLGADRAWLGLLLAATFVGGVGNMLAIVGFMVTATSGLPDEEQGLATGVATMTQQVGITLGTPVMSAVATAAAAGTTVLTGVTWAIAVNTALVLLAALASALFLRRG